The genomic interval CCTCTGGCAGTAATGTAGGGCGAAGCCGCGGCAGATCAAACACTGCCTTCAGACTGTGAAGAATACCTCGGTGGGTTTAGACTTTTCATATCCATTCACGTCAGTGAGGAGAAACCAAATACAATTCCACAGCTTTAATATATTCCTTGAAAGTCAGCGGGGCTTGTTCCTCTGCTCGGATGCCATCCGGCTAAATTATTATTCCCCAAAACGACAGAcatgaatttgtttgtttttttgcattaagCTCagcaatgcaaaacaaaagctgactgacacacacactggtatcAGTGAAAGAGAGGGAAGCCTCACTTTTGTTAAAGGATGCTCTGGTGCGGGAGTTATAGATTTCCTGTAGCTGTTTCTGTCCGCTGTATGCTTCTAAGTGTCCAGCGCTACCTCACCTTTGTTATTTATTGATGCCGCCGGTATTCTCCAAAGGACTCTTTTTAGCGCAGAAGTGAAAGGTGCAGTGGTGctatcttctccccccccccaccctccctccctccctccctccctccctccaagctacctgcctccctcctctggcAGTCTTCAGCGGCTCTCGCAGCCTTTACTAACTAGCTGTGCTCGCCCACTCACGGGAAAAGGCTGATGAGACAGCGAAACCGGCGCAGAGACAATGCAGCGACGGAAAGAGGGGGAGGCAGTTGGGGAGGTGGCTGCAGAGAACCACGAGAGAGAATGAGAGGcatcgctctttttttttttgtatgcattTTTAGCACATATATGTTcatccccgggggggggggcactatgTCTCTGTCATGGCCTCTGCCTCCCTTTCTGCGCCTCTCTCGTTGTTGTCACCATTCAACGCATTTTCCTTCCTCAcccatcctcctccccctcccccctacacCCCACCCGCGTAAGTTATTAAATCTCCCCTCGCCCCCTTCCATTGTTTCTGCTATCTGCCCGGCAACCTTTCTGTCTTGTGCCACTAAGTGGACTGCTTATATAACGGCCTCCACCTAGAGGGACTCCTCTCACCCGGCCAGCCTGTTCTTCTCACTTTACCCTTTTAGTCTCcagccttctctctctctctctctctctctctcattcctctGCACCACCGtaccttctctttctcctccggagtcgtttttttccctccccctctttcttccctTACTTCTTTCAAGGCTGACTTTAGAATGAGAGCGAACGAGCTCCTGTGTGCGTACGTCTAGGGAGGCCGAGCGAACCAATACAGTAACAGGGCTGAAACAGCTGGCGACAACAATTTAGACAATTGattactgtttgtttaacaagCAAAAAGATTGAATAAATCCCAAATGTGAGGATTTGCACTTACACTATGAATCTCTTGGGGTTTTCGGTCTATGACTGGACACAATAAACAACTTCACTGGTAGCTATGTGAgattgtaattaaaaaaatgtactaCTTGCTGACACTTATATTATATAACGATCTATATTCATCAAAATGAAGAGGAGCTCCCCACCGAGGGGCAAATTAATGCACCAAACAGATTGTCCATTTCAGTATCATGTGCACTTATTTCACGTCCCTTAACTGCATTTCCTGTCTCCGTAGCACCCAGCAGCTCTTCATCCATAGATACCATTGAGTGCTCAAACACggtctcctgctcctgctgtctTGCATTGAGCTCTGCCCGTTTCTGAATGGCTGCATCTTTTTACACACCACTCGCATCCGGGATTCTCCTCACGGCGTGTTTTCATATTCAACGCAGCCCCTTTCTCCCACTTTCATCTTGGGCCCATCTGCTTACCATTCTCTCAATCCCACACCCATCGTAGCGCTTTATCTACCCCCCCATCCCAAACTTCCTCCCCTGCTCCACCACTAAACCCCCTCTCTAAATATAGTCCCTTTGAAGCATAGCTGTGTTGTCTCTTCCCGCAACACTGCTAGACAAAAGTCTGTCATCTCACATCTGAGCCGCGGGGAAAGAAAGCACAGATAAGATTGATGGCCCCCAAAAAGAACAGTGGTTAAGAGAACTGATATTCATCTGCCTGTGTAAAcgaagggaggggggttgagagtggaggagaggatccaggaaaaaagaaaaaagaaacctctGCAACGGCACAGCGAGAAAAGATGGCGAGACGgtaaaagagggagaggaagagaggtgaTCTACATTTTGTAATTGAATAATAATCTCTGTGGAGGGCCTGACCTATAAGGAATGCATGCTGGCGCATTGACGTGTTCGAGTTTGTACGtgtgtgctgttgtgtgtgagcgtgtatCAGAAAATAGGTAAGACAAGTAGACAACCAGGGGAGGCACAAAGTGCAGAAAAAGGGTTTCTCTTCTAAAAGGCGGCACCACACCTCCACCTAGTGGAGCACATGCGCCAATACAGCGGCAGTCGATGCGTGTTACACATCGCTGCAGCCGACAATTCCCATCTCATCAGCTCACCTGCAGGAGCCCTTCTAACGACTTCTACTTTGTCTAATTAAAGATTGTGTCATTTACATAATAAGTATATACTTAGTATTACAAACAGTGAAGATCACAGCGTGGCGGCACGAATGCTAAATCACACAACATAATCGTCTCAGTTGTTCAGGGAGGAGTCTTGAATCACTGTACTGTCAtgtacatcacacacacgctaaATCTCAGAGGGCCCTCTCTCGCACGCCTAGTTGTCCATCAGCGATGGTTGCCGGGGGGAACATGGGCCGTCATACAGGTCGGTCGCCTGCCGTGGAAGCATACATCGCCAATGACAGCATCTCCTTCCGCCTCAGTGACCCGGCTTGTTTGTGGCTCAGGGGGTACAGGAGTGCAGATAATCGTTGTCAGCACCTGCCACGAGGCTTTTAGCCGCACAATGTTGGTTTTaacatatttcaaataataGATATGGGGAATTACAGCCACGGGGGACAATCACATAGACCCGTCTGTTCTAGGGATCTCAATGGGGAGAAGGCAGGTCAACAATATGGTAGAAGCCATCgggttcatttaaaatgtagtttagcAGCGTGTCAAGTTTTTCTAGTTATAAATTAAGGTCTCTAGTTTGTGCTAGTAAAGTTGTATCAGGCTGTCATATCCCAGAGGTAATAACAGGTCATTTTACACATGTAACGGGTAAGATGGTCTCACAGTGTAAGACGGCTGCTATGGTAACCAGCATCATCACACGTGAATACAAATGGGCTCTTTGGATCCACACGAGCCTCAGCTTTACAGTCAAACCCAATGCATGCAACTCCACTACTGTTTAGGAACCCGGGTATGCAGAAATATATGATTATCCTATTCTTAGAATGGGCGTGAAGAACACATTTGTGCATCATGCAAGCAAGTGCATGGTCTTTGCACCAAAATGGCATAATAGAGTCTGTAAAGAGGAGACATAATCACCTTAACTGTGCCGAGGTTTGGAGTTTTGTCATTTGCGGCCCCCAGTCACTCATCCGCatctccttcttttcttcattcagGCTGCGGAGGGAAGGATACACGGTGCAGGTCAGCGTCAACGACTACCTGGACATCTACTGCCCGCACTACAACACCAGCCAGCGGGGGACGTTGGAGCGCGCCGTGGCCGAGCAGTACATCCTCTACATGGTCAGCTACCGCGGCTACCGCACCTGCGACCCCAAGCTGGGCTTCAAGCGCTGGGAGTGCAACCGGCCCCACGCGCCCAACGCCCCCATCAAGTTCTCTGAGAAGTTCCAGCGCTTCAGCGCCTTCTCGCTGGGCTACGAGTTCAACGTGGGCCAGGAGTACTACTACATCTGTGAGTCGGGGCCCGTAGACGCCGGCTCACCGCGATGATGTGCTGAGCACCCAGTATTTTAATATCCCCTCCTGGGCTGCTGTCACCCACGTGCATCGACGGCATGTGGGTGTTGCTGATAGCTTCTAGATACGTTCAGCTGCAGAGCTGCTGTCTGCCCGACTCATTGCGGATGTTGCCGCGGCCTGCAGAGGGCACAAGGTtgacctgtatgtgtgtgtgtgtgtttgctctctgTTTTAGCCACGCCCACCCACCACCACGGCCACAGCTGCCTGAGACTGAGGGTCTACGTCTGCTGCTCCACGGGTGAGATAAGAACGTCTCTGCCTTACCTCGTTTCAATCCATTTCCCCTCTCCCTGCGTCACCTCACCTCACACTTTGTTCTGCACTCGTAGCTCTTGGTCTCGCGCGAACACACAGAGAAGCgggcagagagacagaagaagcgAGATCTGATCTTTTACGGCGCCGTTTTTTTATGACGGCGTCTTTTCCCCTCGAAGCGCCGCTTCCAGAGTGATGGCTTAATGTCATTCTGCCCCAGTGCTGCTGCTATaatgctctgtctctctctgtgaaaACGGCACGCTCTCATGAAGCCGTACAAAGGATGtgaaggtggggggggattcATCTGCAAGATTCAGCTCtcttgacccccccaccccccctctctgtctcttctctccGCCTGGCTCTCTCGATGCCTGCTGCCCTGTTATAGTGTGAGTGTTATTTTTACCCTGGACGCCTGCTCACTCCCCTGCAGGCCTTTGATCGGAGAGCCTCCCCGTCTCCTCTAACCTTGTCAGCACGAATACATCCCACACTCAGGCCAGTGTCAGCCCCTGTGTACACATCACCTTAACACccgccctccccacccccctgtcGCGGCAAATCTATTGATGtgcccgccccccacccccccacgccTTGGCTtccgtgtgcgtttgtgtgcatcGCCGCGAGTTTTGTCTCGTGCCCGTGTGTGTCTCCAATCTTtttaatgtgtgcgtgtgtaaatgAACGACTCTGTGTGCATCGGTGGATTTAGTCGGTTTACGATCCACGACCTTTACTCTCAAAGGTCATTTTAGCAGCTTGCTATCAAAAAGCTGTTGATTTCAGCCGCCTCCAGAGAgggttttctatttttctctgAGTGTCTCCCACCTTAACCCTTCCAAGACTTCAGGAAGAACATCAGGAAGAGATGTGAATATTCATGACTTGCTTCTCTGCAAAGAGCTGCGACTTGATTGCCACCAGCTTTTGATGTAAATTCTCCACAAATGCAATTTCATCCTCTTAACCGTGCAGCAGAATCACAGCCCCACACGCATATTGAGCACACATGGACAAACCCACACATCTTTCATTCATGGATGATTTGGCGATGCAGTCTGAATGTGATTCTGTGTCTAGACGAGAAAATGATTTCTGTCCTCTGGTTCCAAATGCTTTAAACCTCCAGATGGAGGTCTGGATCCTCAGTCTAGGAGGTCTTCCCTCTGTTGTATCTGAATGCAATTTAGTGGTGccttaaaaaagcacatttcacCTTGTCACCTCCAGTCTTGTCATTTTAATgatgtgttttctctccctgtgtgtcccccctctctccatccgCTGCCCTGTATCCCTCCCTCTTCTGTCTTTTCTGACTGTGTGCGAACATGTGGTGTGTTTCATAGTTTCCCAGGCAGATGATGACTCCAGTCAGACCTCTCCCGACTACACAGTCAGGCCAAATATCAAAATACACAACATCGGTGAGTGATTCTGACTTTCTGGAAATACAACAGCAGCCAATTGCCAGATGCTGGTCAATATTTGTCCGTGACTGCAAAGCTTGATTCGTGTCCCAGTCATTGTGGGAAGGCACCGaccatttttgtttcttttatttggtttatATTTAACAAAAGAATATCCACATAAACCCTTTCATTTTCTGTGGAAGAACACAAGCATGTAAACG from Gasterosteus aculeatus chromosome 10, fGasAcu3.hap1.1, whole genome shotgun sequence carries:
- the efna3a gene encoding ephrin-A3, with protein sequence MALAAFSLSLVTLALTNSHLTTANDRHGVYWNSSNLQLRREGYTVQVSVNDYLDIYCPHYNTSQRGTLERAVAEQYILYMVSYRGYRTCDPKLGFKRWECNRPHAPNAPIKFSEKFQRFSAFSLGYEFNVGQEYYYISTPTHHHGHSCLRLRVYVCCSTVSQADDDSSQTSPDYTVRPNIKIHNIDEFNPEVPKLEKSVSGSSPSRDRLLLSMATLFVSAVLLS